A stretch of the Nothobranchius furzeri strain GRZ-AD chromosome 5, NfurGRZ-RIMD1, whole genome shotgun sequence genome encodes the following:
- the LOC129163467 gene encoding SCAN domain-containing protein 3-like has protein sequence MSQIMHGDKQAQELKAVPLSDGAISRRITEMAQDIKSQLIDRVKRGKDALQLEESIDVANSAQLLVFVRYSFDGKLHEDMRFCTTLSAKCTDGAAAMLGKNKGLKARVVQVAPHINSTRCMIHREVLENCLLLSATKWDQSINVCFSTQKSGGCHGETFSGACLSCGTRLAHLACIFDKLNGLNTSVQVENANIVSLNDKINAFKRKLDRWAARGFITMHLQTLLEHFIKFFAEEKAPEKYDWIRSPFTVTSTHHLSSDIEDALVELSSDRTLKSAFNSKMLAAEFWISVEREYPQLSKAAIDILMPFGSTYLCEKTFSTLTYIKNKYRSRLNVQDDLRVAMPKIKPRMDLLGSKHIAHPSHTF, from the exons ATGAGCCAAATAATGCATGGAGATAAACAAGCCCAGGAGCTGAAAGCGGTCCCGCTGTCTGATGGGGCAATATCCCGGCGCATCACAGAGATGGCGCAGGACATCAAGTCTCAGTTGATTGACAGAGTCAAGAGAGGAAAAGACGCGTTGCAGTTAGAGGAATCCATAGATGTCGCAAACTCTGCACAGCTGCTCGTTTTTGTCAGATACAGTTTTGATGGAAAACTTCACGAGGACATGCGGTTTTGCACCACACTGTCAGCAAAGTGCACAG ATGGTGCTGCAGCAATGCTGGGgaaaaataaaggacttaaagcaAGAGTTGTACAAGTGGCCCCACACATAAACTCTACGCGCTGCATGATCCACAGAGAAGTTCTGGAGA ACTGTTTGCTGCTCTCTGCAACGAAATGGGATCAGAGCATCAACGTCTGCTTTTCCACACAGAAGTCAGGTGGCTGTCACGGGGAAACGTTCTCAGGCGCTTGTTTGAGCTGCGGGACGAG GCTAGCACACTTGGCCTGCATATTTGACAAGCTGAATGGGTTAAACACATCAGTACAAGTTGAAAACGCAAACATCGTGTCACTGAATGACAAAATCAATGCATTCAAAAGGAAACTGGATCGGTGGGCTGCACGA GGGTTTATCACCATGCACCTTCAAACCCTCTTGGAACACTTTATCAAGTTTTTTGCTGAGGAAAAAGCTCCAGAAAAATATGACTGGATAAGATCCCCATTCACCGTAACAAGCACACATCATTTGTCATCCGACATTGAGGACGCACTGGTTGAACTGTCAAGCGACCGCACCTTAAAGAGCGCTTTTAACTCAAAGATGCTTGCCGCTGAGTTCTGGATTTCAGTTGAGAGAGAATATCCACAGCTTTCTAAGGCTGCAATTGACATTCTGATGCCGTTTGGCTCCACATACCTGTGTGAAAAGACTTTCTCAACCCTCacatatattaaaaataaatacagaTCTCGTCTTAACGTGCAGGATGATCTTCGAGTGGCCATGCCTAAAATTAAACCCAGAATGGACTTGCTCGGCTCCAAGCATATTGCCCACCCATCTCATACATTTTGA